A genomic region of Bosea sp. 124 contains the following coding sequences:
- a CDS encoding response regulator produces MTMTDQNCVPFSYVLCDQVAILAVDDDPIQREFCAVYLATPHAEITTVGSAEEGLTLLEQARFDVALIDVDMPGMDGIEMVRRLRADRRFDDLPLMVITGREDIVSIDQAYAAGATSFMCKPVNWRLLGHQIRFLVRAHRALAAA; encoded by the coding sequence ATGACGATGACAGACCAAAACTGCGTTCCATTCAGTTATGTGCTGTGCGATCAGGTGGCGATCCTCGCGGTCGATGACGATCCGATCCAGCGGGAATTTTGCGCCGTCTACCTGGCGACGCCCCACGCTGAGATCACGACGGTCGGCTCAGCGGAGGAGGGCCTCACGCTTCTGGAGCAAGCCAGGTTTGACGTGGCGCTGATTGATGTCGACATGCCTGGGATGGACGGCATCGAGATGGTCCGCAGGCTTCGCGCAGATCGCCGGTTTGACGACTTGCCTTTGATGGTCATCACCGGGCGCGAGGATATCGTCTCAATCGACCAGGCCTATGCAGCCGGCGCCACCTCCTTCATGTGCAAGCCTGTAAATTGGCGGCTTCTGGGTCACCAAATCCGCTTTTTGGTCCGGGCGCACCGTGCCCTAGCTGCAGCCTGA
- a CDS encoding EAL domain-containing protein, with product MHLLSNAHLYYQPQVTSDGKTLVGVECLVRSVDAAGRVSGPQAILGKIEDDVQADAVDWWVIRQACTDGLRWPMLTIAINITARQFQSPDFAGQFLALLAEVGVPAGQIELELLENGIIENFERAIATMNVLRQGGIQIALDDFGTGYSSLAYLQKLPIDKLKLDKSLIDGTGELKAAAIVQAVTALSRALGLKVVAEGVETVAQQQFLRVAGCHLLQGYLYSPAVPAAEIDAFIRDGWPSSR from the coding sequence TTGCACCTGCTCTCAAACGCCCACCTCTACTACCAGCCCCAGGTCACTTCGGATGGTAAGACGCTCGTCGGCGTCGAATGCCTTGTGCGGTCCGTCGATGCGGCAGGTAGGGTATCGGGTCCGCAGGCTATTCTCGGTAAAATAGAAGACGACGTGCAGGCTGATGCGGTGGACTGGTGGGTCATCCGCCAAGCCTGCACAGACGGGCTGCGCTGGCCGATGCTGACGATCGCGATCAATATCACCGCCCGGCAGTTTCAGTCTCCAGATTTCGCGGGGCAGTTCTTGGCATTGCTCGCAGAGGTTGGCGTGCCCGCAGGGCAGATCGAGCTGGAACTTCTCGAAAACGGCATCATCGAAAATTTCGAGCGCGCAATCGCGACGATGAATGTCCTGCGGCAAGGCGGCATCCAGATCGCGCTGGACGATTTCGGCACGGGCTATTCAAGCCTCGCTTATCTGCAGAAACTTCCGATCGATAAGCTGAAGCTCGACAAATCCCTGATCGACGGGACTGGCGAACTCAAGGCGGCAGCCATCGTTCAGGCCGTTACCGCCCTGTCGCGAGCGCTGGGGCTGAAAGTTGTGGCGGAGGGCGTCGAAACCGTGGCTCAGCAGCAGTTCCTGCGCGTGGCCGGCTGTCACCTGCTTCAGGGCTATCTATACTCGCCAGCGGTGCCCGCCGCCGAGATCGACGCATTCATCCGCGACGGCTGGCCCTCCAGTCGCTAA
- a CDS encoding PilZ domain-containing protein, which produces MTAAVARDMIPADPTARRRHMRQRLVCPAYLEIDGLRPIICIVRDLSDGGARLRVPLDFDTDRPVALHVPELGWRRPVRIIWNQRHTIGVAFEAAAP; this is translated from the coding sequence ATGACGGCTGCCGTCGCTCGCGATATGATCCCTGCCGATCCGACGGCCCGGCGCAGGCACATGCGGCAGCGGCTCGTCTGCCCCGCCTATCTGGAGATCGACGGGCTGCGACCCATCATTTGCATCGTTCGCGACCTGTCGGACGGTGGCGCGCGGCTTCGCGTTCCGCTCGACTTCGATACTGACCGCCCGGTCGCCCTGCACGTTCCGGAACTCGGCTGGAGGCGGCCGGTACGGATCATATGGAACCAACGTCACACCATCGGAGTCGCATTCGAAGCTGCCGCACCATGA
- a CDS encoding pilus assembly protein TadG-related protein, translating to MKISSKCGLHAGNGAAERLRARRLGCEFARNDRGGVLTMFAMALPALLMGAGVVVDYGILSTQKTVFQLTADSAALAAAREFRLANASAAIVQTVAEKFATTALQTAKQTGKVAASVDPKRMSVTVEITNIANTNIMHMFGSSAVEVGAKATARVQGSASICVIGLELDKKEAIYLEKDAKLEAPDCAVYSNSRKRDGLKAMQNSSIKARFICSAGGSYKDKYDAFSPAPTLDCPVINDPLASRPAPPMGGCTATDLKITATTTLYPGTYCGGIRISKTAVVNLSPGIYAFKDGPLDVAEGAALVGQNVGIFLNGKGSVVRFDANTRISLTAPKDGALAGILFFEDRNSPVDQKHEILSNDAKVLLGTIYMPRGELNIGANQPVAAESAYTIVVTKRFTLSAGPTMVLNTRYGSTDIPVPAGVGPGATAPQLTQ from the coding sequence ATGAAAATAAGCAGCAAGTGCGGACTCCATGCAGGTAATGGGGCGGCCGAGCGCTTGCGGGCGCGTCGGCTCGGTTGCGAATTCGCCCGGAACGATCGCGGCGGCGTGTTGACCATGTTCGCGATGGCCTTGCCCGCGCTCCTGATGGGGGCGGGTGTCGTGGTCGACTACGGCATCCTCTCTACCCAAAAGACCGTTTTCCAGCTGACCGCCGACTCCGCAGCCCTTGCAGCCGCGAGGGAGTTCCGGCTGGCCAACGCCAGCGCCGCGATCGTCCAGACCGTCGCGGAGAAGTTCGCTACCACAGCGTTGCAAACGGCCAAGCAGACGGGGAAGGTAGCGGCGAGCGTCGATCCCAAGCGGATGTCGGTGACAGTCGAGATCACCAACATCGCCAACACCAACATCATGCACATGTTCGGAAGTAGCGCGGTCGAGGTCGGTGCCAAGGCGACGGCACGCGTCCAGGGCAGCGCCTCGATCTGCGTCATCGGGCTGGAGCTGGACAAGAAGGAAGCGATCTACTTGGAAAAGGACGCCAAGCTGGAGGCTCCGGATTGTGCCGTCTACTCGAACTCGCGCAAGCGCGACGGCCTGAAGGCCATGCAGAATTCGTCGATTAAGGCCCGCTTCATCTGCTCGGCCGGCGGCAGCTACAAGGACAAGTACGACGCCTTCTCGCCGGCGCCGACCCTGGACTGCCCGGTCATCAACGATCCTCTCGCGTCGCGTCCGGCGCCTCCGATGGGAGGCTGTACCGCGACGGATCTCAAGATCACCGCGACGACGACGCTTTATCCGGGCACCTACTGCGGCGGCATCCGTATCTCAAAGACCGCTGTCGTCAACCTCAGTCCGGGCATCTACGCCTTCAAGGATGGCCCACTCGACGTCGCCGAGGGTGCAGCCCTTGTCGGCCAGAACGTGGGCATCTTCCTCAATGGCAAGGGCTCCGTCGTCAGGTTCGACGCCAACACGCGGATCAGCCTGACGGCCCCGAAGGACGGCGCGCTCGCGGGCATCCTGTTTTTTGAGGACCGTAACTCCCCGGTGGACCAGAAGCACGAAATCCTGAGCAACGACGCAAAGGTGCTGCTGGGTACGATCTACATGCCGCGCGGCGAGCTCAATATCGGGGCTAACCAGCCGGTCGCCGCCGAATCCGCGTATACCATCGTCGTCACAAAGCGCTTCACCCTCTCGGCCGGCCCGACCATGGTGCTAAACACCCGATACGGGTCGACCGACATTCCAGTGCCGGCCGGCGTCGGGCCGGGAGCAACCGCTCCGCAACTGACACAGTGA
- the istB gene encoding IS21-like element helper ATPase IstB, with amino-acid sequence MTGAAKESMPAGTTAGTPQILLAHHLKHLKLPTVLREYDKVARECARDGVDHPRYLLRLVELELIDRERRMVERRIRAARFPAVKSFDTFDFTAIPSLNKMLVLELARCGYILRRENIIALGNSGTGKTHVALALGLAACQKGFSVAFATAASLVNQLLEARDEKRLLRLQRELQAVKLLIVDELGYVPLSPTGAELLFEVFSQRYERGSTIVTSNLPFEDWTSVLGSERLTGALLDRLTHHVSILAMNGDSYRLRQSAGRRRATAAAEQNQATPDNADPETGEIIP; translated from the coding sequence ATGACGGGCGCGGCGAAGGAGTCGATGCCGGCGGGGACCACCGCGGGAACGCCGCAGATCCTGCTGGCGCACCACCTCAAGCATCTGAAGCTGCCGACCGTGCTGCGCGAATACGACAAGGTGGCGCGGGAATGCGCCCGGGACGGCGTCGATCATCCCCGCTATCTGCTGCGGCTGGTCGAACTCGAACTGATCGACCGGGAACGGCGCATGGTCGAGCGGCGGATCCGGGCGGCGCGCTTCCCGGCGGTGAAGAGCTTCGACACCTTCGACTTCACCGCGATCCCGAGCCTCAACAAGATGCTCGTGCTGGAGCTGGCGCGCTGCGGCTACATCCTGCGCCGGGAGAACATCATCGCGCTCGGCAACAGCGGCACGGGCAAGACCCATGTCGCTCTCGCGCTCGGGCTGGCCGCTTGCCAGAAGGGCTTCTCTGTCGCCTTCGCGACGGCGGCTTCCCTGGTAAATCAGCTCCTCGAGGCCCGCGACGAGAAGCGCCTGCTCCGGCTCCAGCGCGAGTTGCAGGCGGTCAAGCTGCTGATCGTCGACGAGCTTGGTTATGTGCCGCTGTCACCGACCGGCGCCGAGCTCCTGTTCGAGGTCTTCTCGCAGCGCTACGAGCGCGGCTCGACCATCGTCACCTCGAACCTGCCCTTCGAGGACTGGACCTCGGTCCTGGGATCGGAGCGGCTGACTGGCGCGCTGCTTGACCGGCTCACCCACCACGTCAGCATCCTGGCCATGAACGGCGACAGCTACCGCCTCAGGCAATCCGCTGGCCGCCGGCGCGCCACCGCCGCGGCGGAGCAAAACCAGGCCACCCCAGACAACGCCGATCCAGAAACCGGCGAGATCATCCCCTGA
- the istA gene encoding IS21 family transposase has protein sequence MFAVEIYAAVRDFVFNQEKSRREAARVFGLSRETVAKMCRFSLPPGYTRTKPVEKPKLGPLLPVIDAILEADRTSPVKQRHTAKRIFERLRDEHGFAGGYTVVKDHVRLCRARGRETFVPLAHPPGHAQVDFGEAIAVIGGVRQKIHFFCLDLPQSDACFVKAYPRETTEAFLDGHVSAFGFFGGVPLSVLYDNTRIAVAKICGDGRRERTRAFTELVSHYLFRDRFGRPGKGNDKGKVEGLVKYARSNFMTPIPVAASLAELNAMLAERCRRRQDERAGRHAQMIGDRLAADCEALRPLPAVPLEPCEKRGGRVSSTALVRYRSNDYSVPTAYGFQDVMVKGFVEEVVVLCRGEEIARHPRSYGTGVFVADPLHYLALIEVKPNALDQAAALQGWDLPETFQHLRHLLEARMGNRGKREFIQVLRLMEALPREVVSLAVGEAIRLGAIGFDAVKLIALARLERRPARLDLAAYPHLPKTSVKTTSAADYAVLLPGAAA, from the coding sequence ATGTTCGCTGTGGAGATTTACGCGGCGGTTCGCGATTTCGTTTTCAACCAGGAGAAGAGCCGGCGGGAAGCGGCTCGCGTGTTCGGGCTGAGCCGCGAGACGGTTGCGAAGATGTGCCGGTTCTCGCTGCCGCCGGGCTACACGCGCACGAAGCCGGTCGAGAAGCCGAAGCTGGGTCCGCTTCTGCCGGTGATCGATGCGATCCTGGAGGCGGATCGGACGTCACCGGTGAAGCAGCGTCATACGGCGAAGCGGATCTTCGAGCGCCTTCGTGACGAGCACGGCTTTGCCGGCGGCTACACGGTGGTGAAGGACCATGTGCGGCTCTGCCGGGCGCGGGGCCGGGAGACCTTCGTGCCGCTGGCGCATCCGCCTGGTCACGCTCAGGTGGACTTCGGCGAGGCGATCGCGGTGATCGGCGGGGTGCGGCAGAAGATTCACTTCTTCTGCCTGGACCTGCCGCAGTCGGACGCCTGCTTCGTGAAGGCCTATCCGCGCGAGACGACGGAGGCGTTCCTGGACGGGCACGTCTCGGCCTTCGGCTTCTTTGGCGGCGTCCCGCTGTCGGTGCTCTATGACAACACGCGCATCGCGGTGGCGAAGATCTGCGGCGATGGCCGGCGCGAGCGGACACGGGCGTTCACCGAGCTGGTAAGCCACTATCTGTTCCGGGATCGGTTCGGCCGCCCGGGCAAGGGCAACGACAAGGGCAAGGTCGAGGGGCTGGTGAAGTATGCCCGCTCGAACTTCATGACGCCGATCCCGGTGGCGGCGAGCTTGGCCGAGCTGAACGCGATGTTGGCCGAGCGTTGCCGCCGGCGGCAGGACGAGCGCGCCGGTCGTCACGCGCAGATGATCGGCGACCGTCTCGCTGCCGATTGTGAGGCCCTGCGCCCCTTGCCGGCGGTGCCGCTGGAGCCGTGCGAGAAGCGTGGCGGGCGGGTCTCATCGACGGCGCTGGTCCGTTATCGCTCCAACGACTACTCGGTGCCGACGGCCTATGGCTTCCAGGACGTGATGGTGAAGGGCTTCGTCGAGGAGGTCGTGGTCCTGTGCAGGGGCGAGGAGATCGCCCGGCATCCGCGCAGCTACGGGACCGGCGTGTTCGTCGCCGATCCGCTGCACTATCTGGCGCTGATCGAGGTCAAGCCGAACGCGCTCGACCAGGCGGCGGCGTTGCAGGGCTGGGACCTGCCCGAGACCTTCCAGCACCTTCGCCATCTGCTGGAGGCGCGAATGGGCAATCGCGGCAAGCGCGAGTTCATCCAGGTGCTGCGGCTGATGGAAGCCCTTCCGCGCGAGGTCGTGAGCTTGGCCGTCGGCGAGGCAATCCGGCTCGGTGCGATCGGCTTCGACGCGGTGAAGCTGATCGCGCTGGCGCGTCTGGAACGGCGCCCGGCCCGCCTCGACCTGGCGGCCTATCCGCACTTGCCGAAGACGTCGGTGAAGACGACCTCGGCCGCCGATTATGCCGTGCTCCTGCCAGGAGCGGCAGCATGA
- a CDS encoding thioredoxin family protein — protein sequence MIIKILGSGCKKCVALSENAMAAAKAAGKEAEIVKVTDFAQIAGYGVMSTPGLVIDERLVSSGKVLTPQEIERLL from the coding sequence ATGATCATTAAGATACTAGGCTCCGGCTGCAAGAAATGTGTCGCGTTGAGCGAGAATGCCATGGCCGCGGCCAAGGCAGCAGGAAAAGAAGCTGAGATCGTCAAGGTGACGGATTTTGCACAGATCGCCGGTTATGGCGTGATGTCCACGCCCGGGCTCGTGATTGACGAGAGGCTCGTGTCCTCGGGCAAGGTTCTGACGCCGCAAGAAATCGAGAGGCTCCTGTAA
- a CDS encoding permease, translating to MSGFFGWLNDQLLRMEWLSDLVAYLLAATGLDVATPVGASLHFFIYDVIKIFILLSVLIFAISWVQSYFPPERTRRILGGYSGIGANVIGALLGTITPFCSCSSIPLFIGFTAAGLPLGVTFSFLISSPLVDLASMILIASIFSWPIALTYIGVGLVLAVAGGTLIGKVRMENQVESFVYTVPVKDGEATMSRAERFRYAWDQVTEIIHRVWPYILFGVGVGALIHNWIPEATITALLGQDKWWSVLVATVVGIPMYADIFGTLPIAEALVGKGVGLGTVLAFMMAVTALSLPSIIMLKRVIKMPLLILFLGIVTAGILIIGYLFTSITYLFL from the coding sequence ATGAGCGGATTCTTTGGCTGGCTGAATGACCAATTGTTGCGAATGGAATGGCTGTCGGACTTGGTGGCGTACCTTCTGGCAGCCACAGGACTCGACGTCGCCACACCCGTCGGCGCCAGCCTTCATTTCTTCATCTACGACGTCATCAAGATATTCATCCTGCTGTCGGTGCTAATCTTCGCGATCTCCTGGGTGCAGAGCTACTTCCCGCCGGAGCGAACGCGCCGCATCCTTGGCGGATATTCCGGCATCGGTGCAAACGTCATTGGAGCGCTTCTGGGAACGATCACGCCGTTCTGTTCGTGTTCGTCCATTCCGCTCTTTATAGGTTTCACGGCGGCTGGGCTGCCGCTCGGAGTGACGTTCTCATTCCTGATCTCGTCGCCCCTGGTCGATCTGGCCTCGATGATCCTCATCGCCTCAATTTTCAGTTGGCCGATCGCCCTGACCTATATCGGCGTTGGGCTGGTGCTCGCGGTGGCAGGAGGCACCCTCATCGGCAAGGTCAGAATGGAAAATCAGGTGGAGAGCTTTGTGTACACCGTGCCGGTCAAAGACGGCGAAGCAACCATGTCGCGGGCGGAACGGTTCCGCTACGCTTGGGATCAGGTGACGGAGATCATCCATCGTGTTTGGCCTTATATCCTTTTCGGGGTGGGCGTTGGCGCGTTGATCCATAACTGGATTCCCGAGGCTACGATCACCGCCCTTCTGGGGCAGGACAAGTGGTGGTCCGTTCTGGTAGCGACCGTCGTGGGCATCCCCATGTACGCCGACATTTTTGGAACGTTGCCCATTGCCGAGGCCTTGGTCGGTAAGGGTGTCGGGCTGGGAACGGTTTTGGCCTTCATGATGGCTGTTACAGCGCTTTCGCTGCCTTCGATCATCATGCTCAAACGCGTGATCAAGATGCCGCTTCTGATCCTGTTTCTGGGGATCGTCACAGCAGGCATCCTGATTATCGGATACCTCTTCACCAGCATCACCTATCTGTTCCTTTGA
- a CDS encoding methyl-accepting chemotaxis protein, which translates to MPRLQSLGAKAAGLVVALCVACCAVLLVLSHFALRADADLDMSKDALATRGRAQDVLAKIGHRVDTYASIYATHPEVVSAVQSADKARLRETFVRLFAQIKQLDPVIGTLEVTDAKGVVIMRGHNPNSAGDDKSKEPLVRRAIGGQPASGLSVSPSSGEVATESVQPINLGGQRIGTLKLGSRFRADTAAEIKRLTGAEAVLIYKGKVNAATLPDLTSLAIPDGALAADATATVNLSGRAFEVSGLSLPIEGAAALTVVTLSDRGPRFAALVAFELSLAGKALLLLLILVPLVALISLRSVRSIEQLTGVMKALTAGRLDVAVPHQGRKDEIGAMAVAIGVFRENADRVRALEADERLTAAERSARAEAMVQVVAQVGAVVERAARGDFSGRVAAGTVGPDLQTLVESVNLINQVVDRATGEFATVLDAVAEGDLTHEIETAYEGRLGELRRAINGTVYKLGATVATIQATAAQIGLSAREITTGANDLSQRTEQQAASLEETAATTEQLAASVKHSATASRRSVALAQQTTSIAGQGGATVADAVDAMARIEQSSGKIAEITTVIDGIAFQTNLLALNAAVEAARAGDAGKGFAVVASEVRTLAQRSGEAARDIKLLIASSGAEVSQGVALVRSTGEVLSNIVASANDLSGQITQIAAATGEQSNGIDAMAQVVAQMDEMTQQNAALSEESAASAMSLSEQIDRLNQIVAGFKTVDRRSARPMQVRVAA; encoded by the coding sequence ATGCCGAGACTTCAGTCGTTGGGCGCCAAGGCGGCGGGCCTGGTCGTGGCGTTGTGCGTGGCTTGCTGCGCCGTGCTCCTGGTGCTGTCGCATTTCGCGCTCAGGGCCGATGCCGATCTCGACATGTCGAAGGACGCTCTGGCGACGCGCGGTCGCGCTCAGGACGTGCTGGCCAAGATCGGCCACCGGGTCGATACCTACGCTTCGATCTACGCGACGCACCCCGAGGTCGTGTCGGCCGTGCAGAGCGCCGACAAGGCCAGGTTGCGCGAGACCTTCGTGCGGCTCTTCGCCCAGATCAAGCAACTCGACCCTGTCATTGGCACGCTTGAAGTGACCGATGCGAAGGGCGTCGTCATCATGCGGGGTCACAACCCCAACAGCGCCGGCGACGACAAGAGCAAGGAGCCGTTGGTCCGTCGAGCGATCGGAGGGCAGCCGGCCAGCGGCCTTTCGGTCTCGCCCTCGTCGGGGGAAGTGGCGACCGAATCGGTCCAGCCGATCAATCTCGGCGGGCAGCGCATCGGCACGCTGAAACTCGGTTCGCGCTTCCGCGCCGATACGGCGGCCGAGATCAAGCGGTTGACCGGTGCCGAGGCAGTGCTGATCTACAAGGGCAAGGTCAATGCCGCGACGCTGCCCGACCTGACATCCTTAGCCATCCCCGACGGGGCCCTGGCGGCGGACGCCACCGCCACGGTGAACCTGAGCGGGCGCGCATTCGAGGTGTCGGGCCTGTCGCTTCCCATCGAAGGCGCCGCCGCCCTCACCGTCGTGACCTTGTCCGATCGCGGGCCAAGATTTGCGGCCCTGGTCGCCTTCGAGCTCAGTCTCGCCGGCAAGGCGCTGCTGCTGCTGCTGATTCTGGTGCCGCTGGTGGCGCTGATCTCCCTCCGCAGCGTCCGCTCAATCGAGCAGCTGACCGGCGTGATGAAAGCCCTGACCGCGGGCCGTCTCGATGTCGCCGTGCCGCATCAGGGCCGGAAGGACGAGATCGGGGCGATGGCGGTGGCGATCGGCGTGTTCAGGGAGAACGCCGATCGCGTTCGCGCCCTGGAGGCCGACGAAAGGCTGACCGCGGCCGAACGCAGCGCGCGGGCGGAGGCGATGGTCCAGGTCGTCGCCCAGGTCGGCGCCGTCGTCGAGCGCGCCGCGAGAGGTGATTTCAGCGGCCGCGTCGCGGCCGGCACGGTCGGGCCCGATCTACAGACGCTCGTCGAGAGCGTGAACCTGATCAACCAGGTGGTCGACCGGGCGACGGGCGAATTTGCGACGGTGCTGGACGCGGTGGCCGAGGGCGATCTCACGCATGAGATCGAGACGGCTTATGAAGGCCGGTTGGGCGAGCTGCGGCGCGCGATCAACGGCACCGTTTACAAGCTGGGCGCGACCGTCGCCACGATTCAGGCGACCGCGGCCCAGATTGGCCTGTCGGCGCGCGAGATCACCACTGGCGCCAACGACCTGTCGCAGCGCACCGAACAGCAGGCCGCCTCGCTGGAGGAGACGGCCGCGACGACGGAGCAGCTTGCGGCGTCGGTCAAGCACAGCGCGACGGCCTCGCGTCGCAGCGTAGCGTTAGCGCAGCAGACGACGTCCATCGCCGGCCAAGGCGGCGCGACCGTCGCCGATGCGGTCGACGCCATGGCGCGCATCGAGCAGTCGAGTGGCAAGATCGCCGAGATCACCACGGTCATCGACGGCATTGCCTTTCAGACCAATCTGCTGGCGCTGAACGCGGCCGTCGAGGCGGCGCGGGCCGGCGATGCCGGCAAGGGCTTCGCCGTCGTGGCCTCGGAGGTCCGCACGCTGGCGCAGCGCTCGGGCGAGGCGGCGCGCGACATCAAGCTGCTGATCGCCAGCTCGGGCGCGGAGGTCTCGCAAGGGGTGGCGCTGGTGCGCTCCACCGGCGAGGTCCTGAGCAACATCGTCGCGTCGGCGAACGATCTCTCGGGGCAGATCACGCAGATCGCCGCCGCCACCGGCGAGCAGTCGAACGGCATCGACGCCATGGCGCAGGTCGTGGCGCAGATGGACGAGATGACCCAGCAGAACGCGGCCCTGTCGGAGGAGAGCGCCGCGTCGGCGATGTCCTTGTCCGAGCAGATCGACCGGCTGAACCAGATCGTGGCAGGCTTCAAGACGGTCGATCGGAGGTCAGCGAGGCCGATGCAGGTGAGAGTTGCGGCTTGA
- a CDS encoding HlyD family efflux transporter periplasmic adaptor subunit produces MSKRIALSAVLILVAMAVAGIVYVRKLSPVTVDIARVERDVEIRVFGLGSVEAQVLSRIGFQVAGRIVQLAADQGEIVPAGTVLATLEDSSQRARVAKAEVAKLQAQAALAKAQALLQRSEANLQQRVLVNQRRQSLVDRGSVSREQADEAQTNATLAQADLAVAKAEVRVAEAARDDVAAALTIEQVLLDQHRLVAPYRARILSRLKEAGAIAGVGEVIFTIIEPNSVWVRAFIDEAMSGGLAVGQKALVRLRSEMNTVVEAQIVRIDQENDRVTEERRVYVRCVTCEPERQSRYLGEQAEIEIIKRIVPEGLFVPLRAVSGFDGRAGTIWTLEDGKLNRRLVSLGDRLLDGRALIVEGLPADARAVVSVPTDGLTVGRRAVASESPR; encoded by the coding sequence ATGTCCAAGCGCATCGCGCTGTCGGCCGTTCTGATCCTCGTCGCGATGGCGGTGGCCGGCATCGTCTATGTCCGCAAGCTGAGCCCCGTCACCGTCGACATCGCTCGGGTCGAGCGTGATGTCGAAATCCGGGTCTTCGGGCTGGGCAGCGTCGAGGCGCAGGTTCTGTCCCGGATCGGCTTCCAGGTCGCGGGCAGGATCGTGCAGCTTGCCGCCGACCAGGGCGAGATCGTCCCGGCGGGCACCGTGCTGGCCACCCTTGAGGACAGTTCGCAGCGCGCCCGTGTCGCCAAGGCTGAGGTGGCGAAGCTGCAGGCGCAGGCGGCTCTCGCCAAGGCGCAGGCGCTGTTGCAGCGGTCGGAGGCGAACCTCCAGCAGCGGGTGCTGGTGAACCAGCGTCGCCAGTCGCTCGTCGATCGCGGTAGCGTCTCGCGCGAGCAGGCCGACGAAGCCCAGACCAACGCGACGCTCGCGCAGGCCGATCTCGCCGTCGCCAAGGCAGAGGTCCGGGTGGCCGAGGCGGCCCGTGACGACGTCGCCGCGGCGCTGACGATCGAACAGGTTCTGCTCGACCAGCACCGTCTGGTGGCGCCTTATCGCGCACGCATCCTCTCGCGCCTGAAGGAGGCCGGCGCCATTGCGGGCGTAGGCGAAGTCATCTTCACGATCATCGAACCGAACTCGGTCTGGGTGCGTGCCTTCATCGACGAGGCCATGTCCGGCGGTCTCGCAGTCGGGCAGAAGGCGCTGGTCCGGCTGCGCTCGGAGATGAACACCGTCGTCGAGGCGCAGATCGTCCGGATCGATCAGGAGAACGACCGGGTCACCGAGGAGCGCAGGGTCTATGTGCGCTGCGTGACCTGTGAGCCGGAGCGTCAGAGCCGCTATCTCGGCGAGCAGGCCGAGATCGAGATCATCAAGCGGATCGTCCCGGAGGGCCTGTTCGTGCCGCTGCGTGCGGTGAGCGGCTTCGATGGTCGTGCGGGCACGATCTGGACGCTCGAGGACGGCAAGCTCAACCGGCGTCTCGTTTCGCTCGGAGATCGGCTGCTCGACGGCCGCGCGCTGATCGTCGAGGGCCTGCCCGCCGATGCGCGCGCGGTAGTCTCTGTGCCGACGGACGGCTTGACCGTCGGGCGCAGGGCGGTGGCCTCCGAGAGCCCCCGATGA